Part of the Catalinimonas alkaloidigena genome is shown below.
GGCACCATTGAAAGCTATGTCTGGACGGAGAATAATGTGGAGATCGCTACTGGCGAAACTGCCGATGTAGACCTTAATGTTGGCGTACACAACATTACGCTCACTGTCACCGACGATGATGGTGATTCTGATACCGATAATGTAGTCGTGGTAATAAATGAACCAGAAACGCAAACTCCTTTCTTCTCCCTGGTACAGGAAATTTTTGAAGCCAATGAAGATTTTAATTCGGCTGTAACTGTAGCGGTTCAACCCGATGATGAAAGTCAGGAAGTATCCTATTCTATTCTACCAGGTAGCATTGACTTTGCTACCCTGACTGCTGATAACAGCAACGGAATTTATGAATTTGAATCCCTTGCTGACCGAAATGGTGAACAAGAGTTTACGATTACTGCCACTGCTGAGGATGATCCGGGGAATCAATATGCGCAAAATTTTACTTTCAGAGTAAATGCCGTAAATGATCAACCGGTATTCAACCTTGCTCAAAATAATGTAAACGTTGAAGCTGCCAGCGGAGCACGAAGCATTACCAATTTTGCAGAAAACATTGCTCCTGGCCCGGCGACTGCTACCGATGAAGCGTCACAAACATTAGCATTTACAGCTACGGCAACTGATCAAAGTCTGTTTGCTGTTCAACCTGCGATTAGTAATAATGGTACGCTTACCTTTACACCGGCTGATGATAACATCGGAAGTACAGCTGTAGAAGTCATCCTTACGGATAGTGGTCCTAATAATGGAGAAAATCAGAACAGTAGTTCTACTACATTTACTTTTGCAGTAACCGAACAGCCTAATGCAGAACCTGAAGCTGAACCAGAATCATATACATTTGATGAGGATAACGTTCAGGTGATTACGCTAGAAGGTTTTGATGAGGATAATGATCCACTTACCTATTACATTGAAAGCTTGCCCATCAATGGTACTTTGACTGTAGGCGGAGTAGAAATTGAAACTGAAGGTGAGATTGAAGGGAAAACTGTCACGTATACTCCAAACCCTGACTATAATGGCACAGATGCCTTCACTTTCGCTGTATCCGATGGCACAGAACCTAATTCAAATGTAGCCACAATAGGCTTAAACATTGATCCGGTAAATGACGCGCCTACTTTTACGATTGAAGATGATGATATAGAAGGGGAATACAATGCAGCAAGTGAACAAACTTTCCCTGGTTTTGCCAGCGAGATTGAGGATGTTGAAGGTCAGGAACTTGAATTTATCCTCACTCCTGCTGATGGCAACACACTGACCTTTACACAAGAGCCAGCGATAGATGCAGCAAGTGGAGATTTGACATTTGTCGTTGCTAACAACAGTGCTGGTATTGCTGGTTTTACAGTCGTATTAAGTGATGGAGATGATGAAAGTAGTTTACAAAGTTTTACTATTGTAGTACAAGCACCGGAGGTTGAAGCTCCCAGCAACATTACATTAACCCCTAATAATCCAGTAGATGAAAACGATGAAGGTGCATTTATTGGAGATTTATCTGCCCAAGGTACACAGCCTATTTCCTTTTCTCTGCCTGAAGGAGAAGCTAATAATGAGCTTTTTACGATCAACAATGGCAATGAACTCTTTACCAATGGTGCGCTGGACTTTGAAACTGTCGGTGCCTCTTTAACTGTAGTGGTACAGGCAACTAATGGAAACGGAAACACTACCCAAAACTTTGATATTGAGGTTACTAATGAGGAAGAACCGCCTACCAGCATCTCCCTGGATGGCAATACCATAGAAGATGGCGATGCGTCCGGTACTACTGTGGGTACTTTATCCGCTCAGGGGGGAGCGCCCGTCCCTATTACTTTCTCTCTAACCAATGCTCTTGATAATAGCAACTTCTCTATCCAAAATGACAACCAACTGGTAACCGCTTTTACTGCTGACTATGATTCCAAATCCTCTTATCAGGTGGAAGTGCAGGCACAAGGGGATGGAGACTTTGAACAAACTTTCAACATCTCGGTGAATCCTCCTGTCATAGTAGCCCCTACCACTATTACACTGAACCCTACTAGCCCTACAGTTGCTGAAAATGATGAAAATGCTTTGGTAGGTACTCTGTCCGCTGATGGTACTGCTCCTATCTCTTTCTCTCTGACTGATGCTGAAGATAATGACTTCTTCACCATCAATGGAAACCAGCTTTTCGTAGATGGATCGCTGGACTTTGAAACTGTCGGTGCCTCTCTAACTGTAGTGGTACAGGCAACTAATGGAAACGGAAACACTACCCAAAACTTTGATATTGAGGTTACTAATGAGGAAGAACCGCCTACCAGCATTTCCCTGGATGGCAATACCATAGAAGATGGAGATGCGTCCGGTACTACTGTGGGTACTTTATCCGCTCAGGGGGGGGCATCAGAAACCGTAACTTTTTCTTTGCCCGAAGGAGAAGCTGATAATAGCAACTTCTCCATCCAAAATGACAACCAACTGGTAACCGCTTTTACTGCTGACTATGATTCTAAATCCTCTTATCAGGTGGAAGTGCAGGCACAAGGGGATGGAGACTTTGAACAAACTTTCAACATCTCGGTGAATCCTCCTGTCATAGTAGCCCCTACCACTATTACACTGAACCCTACTAGCCCTACAGTTGCTGAAAATGATGAAAATGCTTTGGTAGGTACTCTGTCCGCTGATGGTACTGCTCCTATCTCTTTCTCTCTGACTGATGCTGAAGATAATGACTTCTTCACCATCAATGGAAACCAGCTTTTCGTAGATGGATCGCTGGACTTTGAAACTGTCGGTGCCTCTCTAACTGTAGTGGTACAGGCAACTAATGGAAACGGAAACACTACCCAAAACTTTGATATTGAGGTTACTAATGAGGAAGAACCGCCTACCAGCATTTCCCTGGATGGCAATACCATAGAAGATGGAGATGCGTCCGGTACTACTGTGGGTACCTTATCCGCTCAGGGGGGGGCATCAGAAACCGTAACTTTTTCTTTGCCCGAAGGAGAAGCTGATAATAGCAACTTCTCTATCCAAAATGACAACCAACTGGTAACCGCTTTTACCGCTGACTATGATTCCAAATCTTCTTATCAGGTGGAAGTGCAGGCACAAGGGGATGGAGACTTTGAACAAACTTTCAACATCTCGGTGAACTCCTCCTGTCATAGTAGCCCCTACCACTATTACACTGAACCCTACTAGCCCTACAGTTGCTGAAAATGATGAAAATGCTTTGGTAGGTACTCTGTCCGCTGATGGTACTGCTCCTATCTCTTTCTCTCTGACTGATGCTGAAGATAATGACTTCTTCACCATCAATGGAAACCAGCTTTTCGTAGATGGATCGCTGGACTTTGAAACTGTCGGTGCCTCTCTAACTGTAGTGGTACAGGCAACTAATGGAAACGGAAACACTACCCAAAACTTTGATATTGAGGTTACTAATGAGGAAGAACCGCCTACCAGCATTTCCCTGGATGGCAATACCATAGAAGATGGAGATGCGTCCGGTACTACTGTGGGTACCTTATCCGCTCAGGGGGGGGCATCAGAAACCGTAACTTTTTCTTTGCCCGAAGGAGAAGCTGATAATAGCAACTTCTCTATCCAAAATGACAACCAACTGGTAACCGCTTTTACCGCTGACTATGATTCCAAATCTTCTTATCAGGTGGAAGTGCAGGCACAAGGGGATGGAGACTTTGAACAAACTTTCAACATCTCGGTGAACCCTCCTGTCATAGTAGCCCCTACCACTATTACACTGAACCCTACTAGCCCTACAGTTGCTGAAAATGATGAAAATGCTTTGGTAGGTACTCTGTCCGCTGATGGTACTGCTCCTATCTCTTTCTCTCTGACTGATGCTGAAGATAATGACTTCTTCACCATCAATGGAAACCAGCTTTTCGTAGATGGATCGCTGGACTTTGAAACTGTCGGTGCCTCTCTGACTGTAGTGGTACAGGCAACTAATGGAGACGGAAACACTACCCAAAACTTTGATATTGAGGTTACTAATGAGGAAGAACCGCCTACCAGCATCTCCCTGGATGGCAATACCATAGAAGATGGAGATGCGTCCGGTACTACTGTGGGTACCTTATCCGCTCAGGGGGGGGCATCAGAAACCGTAACTTTTTCTTTGCCCGAAGGAGAAGCTGATAATAGCAACTTCTCTATCCAAAATGACAACCAACTGGTAACCGCTTTTACCGCTGACTATGATTCCAAATCCTCTTATCAGGTGGAAGTGCAGGCACAAGGGGATGGAGACCTTGAACAAACTTTCAACATCTCGGTGAACCCAGCTCCTGACCCAGTTTTCACACTAGATCCAGACAGTTTCTCAGCTAAGGAAGATTTTGAAGGTATACAAACTATCACTATAGTTCCTGCAGAGGGTACACCTGCCGCTGAGTATAGCTTTGAACCCCAACTAAGTACCATTGATTTCGTTGATGTTAGCTTTGATGCTGAAAATCTTGAAATTATTTTTCAAGCAGTGAATAATGCTTTTGGAAGTACTGAGGTTTTAGTTACTGCTACAGACCCTAACAGTGGTAATACCGTCACAAACACTTTAAATATTGCAGTAAACTCAGAAAATGACAATCCTACAGTTTCCGAAATTCCTCCTGTCAACGTTACAGAAGATGATCCGGATGAAACTATTACTTTATCCGACTACTTCAGCGATGTGGAAGATGCTACATTGGACTATGCTGTTGAAGAAATCGGCAATGAAAGCCTGCTTACCGCTACCATTGACGAAACCACTGCTGTACTGACCATCAGCTTTAACGAAAATGCTTCCGGCAATACAAGCATTACAGTTTCTGCTACGGATGATGGAGGCTTGTCTGCAACAGCTACGATTGATGTGCAGATTAGCGGCTCCAATGACGCGCCCGTCATTTCTGATCAAAATGAGGTGAGCACGGATGAAGATGTGGACTATCAGATTTTACTTACTGACCTAATCGTAGAAGATGCTGACAACACTTATCCCGCAGGCTTTACTTTAACGATAGGACAAGGCGATAACTATGAAATCGTAGATGGTACCACCATAAGTCCTACTGCCAACTACAATGGAGAACTCACCGTAGAGGTACAGGTCACCGACCCTGAAGGAGCAAGCAGCAATCCCTTTGATTTGTCTATCACCGTTGAGCCTGTCAATGACGCTCCGGTAGCCTCTACCATAGAAGATTTGGAAGTTGAGGAAGACGCTGAACCGGTAAGCATTGACCTTGCACCTTATTTTTCTGATATTGATAATGAAACTTTGACCTACTCAGTAGTTTCAAATACGAGCGACCAGATCACCACTGATATTGATAATGCTAGCCTACAGCTATCTTTTGAGACTAACTTCAGTGGCAATGCTACCCTGAATATACAGGCGAGTGATGGAGAGACTGTCACCGATCCTAACCTTTCTCTACAAGTCGTAGTAATTCCTGTGAATGATGCTCCTGTGCTTTCAGTAAATGAAGTAGGAATTAGCGGTACGGAGGACACATCTGTAGATTTGGAGTCGCTTCTCTCCGAGACAAACAGTGTCCTTACTGTTACTGACCCGGATAGTAATTTTCCAGATGACTTTTTTATTGAGGCACAAGATCTGAATGAAACCAACAATTACACACTTAATAATGACCGAAATAGTGTAATCCCTGCTGAAAATTTTGATGGTGATCTTTTTGTACCCATACGGGTAAACGATGGCAATGCCTATAGCACTTACCAAACATTGAGGATTAGACTTAATCCGGTCAATGACCGACCTCAGATCTTTTTATCTGCCGAAGAACGTGGTACCGCCATACAGTTTAACCGGGGAGATAGTCCGGTGAGCATCACTTCTTCGCTGATCATTAACGATGTAGATAACATAAATATGTCTTCAGCATCTGTATCTTTCGTTGAAAACGGGCCGGTCTTTTATTCACCGGATGAAGATGAGCTCCGCTACCCTGCACAGATAGGTAACATCACCGGACAGTGGGATGCTGAAAACGGAGTGCTTTCTTTGACAGGGAATGCTAGTATCAATGACTACAGAGATGCATTACGCAGTATCACATATTTTAACAATGCCACTACGCCTACCGCGCTTCCCCGGCAGTTGCTTTTTGTCATCAACGATGGTGCATTGGCAAGCAATGAGGCCAATGATGTAAGGTTTATCAGGGTAGAAGACTCTAACCTTCCTCCCGAGCTTACAGACTTTGACAAACAGGTACCGGAAGACGAATCTCTGACTTTAAGGGTAAGCGATTTCAGTGATAACTATGCTGATGATCTTGACCCATTTGATAACGCAATTTATATCACAAGACTTCCTGACCCCTCAAAAGGGAGCCTGGTAGTTGATGGAGAAGCTATTACTGATGGCGATCTTAACCCGGCCATAGGCGGTTTTCTCATAGATTTTGATACTAATCCCAGCTTCAGCTACCAGCCTGAAACAAATTTTAATGGTACAGACTCTTTTGAATGGACAGCCCTGGATAGCGAAACTCAGCCGGGTACTCTTATCAACTCAGCCAGTGTGAGCATTACCGTTTTGCCGGTAAGCGACCCTCCTACCATCAATGCTCCTGCTTCCATCACTGCCAGCGAAGATGCTATGTTCAGCTTTTCAGATACACGTAGCATCACCATTGAAGACATTGACAGTACTACTGACAGCATTACTGTGAGTCTGGCGGTACAGGAAGGCCTACTTTCTTTTGTAAATGAAGGGGTTTTAGCGTCAATCAACTTCCTTGATGGAAGTAGTACAGACACGCCAAATATGACGTTCAGAGGGGTTTCTTCTGATATTGATAATGCGCTTACCAGCTTACAGTATGCTGCACGTAGCGATTTCAACGGCACAGACATATTAAAAATTACCGCTACCGACCCTCAAAACAACTCGGCTGAAGCAGAAGTAAATATTATCATTAACTCCGTGAATGATCTGCCAGCCTTGGTTAATATGGAGAGTGATACACTCAGCTATACAGAAAACGATGCGCCCTTACTCCTTACTGAAAGCCTAAGCATAGAAGATCTGGAGAACGACAATATCGTAGCCGCTACCATATCTATTACGGAGAACTTTGCAGCAGAAGAAGACCGGCTGGGATTTACGCCTACCCCAGGCATTACGGGAAGGGTAAGTAACAACCGACTCATCCTCACTGGTAACGCTTCCATAGAAGTATATCAGTCACTTCTCAGAAGTATCACCTATGAAAATATGAGTGAAACGCCGCAAAGCGGGGTACGCAAAATCAACTTTCAGGTAACTGATGTGGGAAATGGTTCCAGTAACATAGCTTCGCGTTATGCCAATGTCATTCAGACTGATGATTCAATTCAAATTACAGATGTAGAAAGCACTGCACTTGCCTATCGTCCCGGAGATGCCCAGCAAATCCTCACCGAGTCTATTATCCTTAGCGATGCTGATGATGATAGCCTGACTACTGCGATCATTAGCTTTTCCAATGACAGTTATATTGCCGCTGAGGACAGTCTGATCTTTGAATCTGACGAATTCGAGGTCAGCTGGAATGAAGAAAAGGGTACGCTTACAATCAATGGTGAAAATAGTATAGCGGAATACCAGAATGCGCTACGGGCTGTACAGTATATCAATACTTCTGATACGCCTACCCCTGGCAGCAGGTTGATCCGCTTTACAGTATTTAGAAATGGCGTAGCCAGTAATGTAGCGATCCGGGAAATCACAATTATCATCAATGAGCCTCCGCTGCTTACAGACTTCAACCTGGCCCTGCTCAAAAACAGCAGTTACAGTTTTAGCGCTGAAGACTTTGCAAATCACTATAATGATCCTGATAATTCATCTGAAAACCTTACATTTGTAAGATTAAGGATTAGCAAACTGCCCAGCAGGGGCCAGTTACTCCTTAGTGGAGAAGTAATTACTCAAGAGATACTTGATACTGAAGGAGCATTTGAAGTGAGTACTGAAAATATCAATCAGCTGACATATCAGCCTGAAAGTGATTATGTAGGGGCTGACAGTATTGAATGGAATGCTTTTGATGGTGAAGCTTATGCCATCGCCAACGCTAAGCTGACATTCAATATCACTGACCTGACAGTGAATGCAGGAGCTGATGTAGAAGTTTGCCTTGGAGATCCCCTGACATTAAATGTTGAAGTCAGTGGAGGAAGTGGCAATTACACTTATACATGGACCTGCGATCAGGCTGACTGCATGATAGACAATGCCAATGCTGCTGAAGTGAGTGTATCTCCGGGCGGAACTACTGCCTACTTCGTAAAGGTAACGGATGAAAATGGTATAACATCCAACAGTGATACGATCATCGTAAATACTATAGAATGTTATGGACTGCCCCTTAGCATTCCTACGGCTTTTACACCCAATGGAGATGGTCCTAATGACAGTTGGGTAATCACCAATATAGAGACTTACGATAGCCAGGTAGTAGAAGTGTATGACCGATACGGAAAGCAGGTGTATTTCTCAGAAGGCTACCAAAGGCCCTGGGATGGCTCCAGAAATGGTCAACTTTTGCCTGCGGGTACTTACTATTATTTAATCAAGCTTAACGGTGGGGAGCAGTTCCATCGTGGATCTGTAAGTATTCTTAAGTAAGAACATGATTGTAAAAACACTACTTCAGCGAGTTAGCAGCACTATTTTTTTTATTTGTGCATTTTTATATGCTTCAGGCATTGCCGCACAGGGTAATCCCCCTTCAATCAGCAATACCGGCACCGCAACCCTTAACTATCAGGAAGGCAGAGCCCCTGTGACCCTGGTACCCAATATCATTGTTGAGGATGGCGATAGCCAAAATATGCTGCTTGCCACCTTTTCTTTTGGAGGAAATTACCAAAGCAATCAGGATACACTGGTCTTTGAACAAACTGAAAATATCAAAGCGCACTTTGAGGAAAGCAGTGGTACCCTCAGGCTATTAAGCCTTTCCGCAAATCAGGGAGTAAGCATTGCTCAGATGCGGACTGCCATGGCCTCTGTTGGTTATCGTATCACTTCAGATAATCCTAGCAATAAAACAATAGCCGTAAATATCAGTGTAACTGATCTGGAGGGAAACCAGAGTAACACCGCCACCCGTTCCATCAATGTTAGCCCTACTAATGATGCTCCTGAAATTAGCAGTAGTACCACCGCCACAATTAATATCGTCAATGATGAAGAGCAGATTTTTGATGATGTGGAAATTACTGATCCGGATAACGGGCAAAT
Proteins encoded:
- a CDS encoding tandem-95 repeat protein yields the protein MVGTLSADGTAPISFSLTDAEDNDFFTINGNQLFVDGSLDFETVGASLTVVVQATNGNGNTTQNFDIEVTNEEEPPTSISLDGNTIEDGDASGTTVGTLSAQGGASETVTFSLPEGEADNSNFSIQNDNQLVTAFTADYDSKSSYQVEVQAQGDGDFEQTFNISVNPPVIVAPTTITLNPTSPTVAENDENALVGTLSADGTAPISFSLTDAEDNDFFTINGNQLFVDGSLDFETVGASLTVVVQATNGDGNTTQNFDIEVTNEEEPPTSISLDGNTIEDGDASGTTVGTLSAQGGASETVTFSLPEGEADNSNFSIQNDNQLVTAFTADYDSKSSYQVEVQAQGDGDLEQTFNISVNPAPDPVFTLDPDSFSAKEDFEGIQTITIVPAEGTPAAEYSFEPQLSTIDFVDVSFDAENLEIIFQAVNNAFGSTEVLVTATDPNSGNTVTNTLNIAVNSENDNPTVSEIPPVNVTEDDPDETITLSDYFSDVEDATLDYAVEEIGNESLLTATIDETTAVLTISFNENASGNTSITVSATDDGGLSATATIDVQISGSNDAPVISDQNEVSTDEDVDYQILLTDLIVEDADNTYPAGFTLTIGQGDNYEIVDGTTISPTANYNGELTVEVQVTDPEGASSNPFDLSITVEPVNDAPVASTIEDLEVEEDAEPVSIDLAPYFSDIDNETLTYSVVSNTSDQITTDIDNASLQLSFETNFSGNATLNIQASDGETVTDPNLSLQVVVIPVNDAPVLSVNEVGISGTEDTSVDLESLLSETNSVLTVTDPDSNFPDDFFIEAQDLNETNNYTLNNDRNSVIPAENFDGDLFVPIRVNDGNAYSTYQTLRIRLNPVNDRPQIFLSAEERGTAIQFNRGDSPVSITSSLIINDVDNINMSSASVSFVENGPVFYSPDEDELRYPAQIGNITGQWDAENGVLSLTGNASINDYRDALRSITYFNNATTPTALPRQLLFVINDGALASNEANDVRFIRVEDSNLPPELTDFDKQVPEDESLTLRVSDFSDNYADDLDPFDNAIYITRLPDPSKGSLVVDGEAITDGDLNPAIGGFLIDFDTNPSFSYQPETNFNGTDSFEWTALDSETQPGTLINSASVSITVLPVSDPPTINAPASITASEDAMFSFSDTRSITIEDIDSTTDSITVSLAVQEGLLSFVNEGVLASINFLDGSSTDTPNMTFRGVSSDIDNALTSLQYAARSDFNGTDILKITATDPQNNSAEAEVNIIINSVNDLPALVNMESDTLSYTENDAPLLLTESLSIEDLENDNIVAATISITENFAAEEDRLGFTPTPGITGRVSNNRLILTGNASIEVYQSLLRSITYENMSETPQSGVRKINFQVTDVGNGSSNIASRYANVIQTDDSIQITDVESTALAYRPGDAQQILTESIILSDADDDSLTTAIISFSNDSYIAAEDSLIFESDEFEVSWNEEKGTLTINGENSIAEYQNALRAVQYINTSDTPTPGSRLIRFTVFRNGVASNVAIREITIIINEPPLLTDFNLALLKNSSYSFSAEDFANHYNDPDNSSENLTFVRLRISKLPSRGQLLLSGEVITQEILDTEGAFEVSTENINQLTYQPESDYVGADSIEWNAFDGEAYAIANAKLTFNITDLTVNAGADVEVCLGDPLTLNVEVSGGSGNYTYTWTCDQADCMIDNANAAEVSVSPGGTTAYFVKVTDENGITSNSDTIIVNTIECYGLPLSIPTAFTPNGDGPNDSWVITNIETYDSQVVEVYDRYGKQVYFSEGYQRPWDGSRNGQLLPAGTYYYLIKLNGGEQFHRGSVSILK